The following proteins are encoded in a genomic region of Necator americanus strain Aroian chromosome II, whole genome shotgun sequence:
- a CDS encoding hypothetical protein (NECATOR_CHRII.G8619.T1), whose amino-acid sequence MNYAELDAWNYVFFIFETTLNVLFIPIVCFLFYICITQKNLHVNFRSTLFVTGVGYLICAIHRLILVPTRMCCIAQRSTPFVNQLAIVQTIGIYIALFGWLFVAVERATATVFTNKYEANCTGWFMPTVLCSTVVFLTALVISIGAFKMVNNFDMYMMGINTFVIALCFVAFIIIMLFNKSAYRKRHNTMMQLGSRYQLDENIRGAFYVIPVALNDLLTKVIFICLMAYSIFFTDIPLGQDTTHLSHAYDVLSAYQRIFFGLALTLRSQKLDHIMRRETKTMKATANEAPAASNYHNELRAMWS is encoded by the exons ATGAATTATGCAGAGCTTGACGCATGGAACtatgtatttttcatttttgaaaccaCTTTAAATGTTCTATTTATTCCTAtcgtatgttttcttttctacatatGCATCACACAAAAGAACCTGCATGTGAATTTTAG GTCAACGCTGTTCGTAACTGGTGTTGGATACTTAATTTGTGCAATACATAGGCTAATACTTGTCCCGACGAGAATGTGCTGTATAGCGCAGCGAAGTACACCTTTCGTG AATCAGCTAGCGATCGTCCAAACCATTGGAATTTATATTGCTTTGTTCGGCTGGTTATTTGTTGCCGTGGAAAGAGCCACAGCAACTGTTTTTACCAATAAATATGAGGCGAATTGTACTGGCTGGTTCATGCCGACTGTACTTTGCAGCACTGTG GTATTTCTGACAGCGTTGGTCATCTCCATAGGCGCTTTCAAAATGG TCAACAACTTTGATATGTACATGATGGGGATAAATACTTTTGTTATTGCTCTCTGTTTTGTG GCGTTCATCATAATAATGCTATTCAACAAATCAGCTTATCGCAAACGACACAATACTATGATGCAACTGGGAAGTCGTTACCAATTAGATGAAAATATACGGGGAGCCTTCTATGTTATTCCAGTTGCCCTCAACGATCTCTTGACAAAG GTTATCTTTATCTGTCTAATGGCGTACTCGATATTCTTCACAGATATTCCACTTGGGCAAGACACCACTCATTTGAGTCATGCGTATGACGTT TTGTCGGCCTATCAGCGAATATTTTTCGGATTAGCGCTGACACTTCGTAGTCAGAAACTGGATCACATCATGAGGCGAGAAACGAAAACCATGAAGGCAACCGCAAATGAGGCACCAGCAGCATCTAATTACCATAACGAACTTAGAGCAATGTGGTCTTGA
- a CDS encoding hypothetical protein (NECATOR_CHRII.G8619.T2), producing the protein MNYAELDAWNYVFFIFETTLNVLFIPIVCFLFYICITQKNLHVNFRSTLFVTGVGYLICAIHRLILVPTRMCCIAQRSTPFVLSAYQRIFFGLALTLRSQKLDHIMRRETKTMKATANEAPAASNYHNELRAMWS; encoded by the exons ATGAATTATGCAGAGCTTGACGCATGGAACtatgtatttttcatttttgaaaccaCTTTAAATGTTCTATTTATTCCTAtcgtatgttttcttttctacatatGCATCACACAAAAGAACCTGCATGTGAATTTTAG GTCAACGCTGTTCGTAACTGGTGTTGGATACTTAATTTGTGCAATACATAGGCTAATACTTGTCCCGACGAGAATGTGCTGTATAGCGCAGCGAAGTACACCTTTCGTG TTGTCGGCCTATCAGCGAATATTTTTCGGATTAGCGCTGACACTTCGTAGTCAGAAACTGGATCACATCATGAGGCGAGAAACGAAAACCATGAAGGCAACCGCAAATGAGGCACCAGCAGCATCTAATTACCATAACGAACTTAGAGCAATGTGGTCTTGA
- a CDS encoding hypothetical protein (NECATOR_CHRII.G8620.T1), with the protein MLLFIITLLNVIDSLIGCRIDSTLHGVYKRQMHSNRNLIFDSTFKDPIVYDEITISATSISDYGDCYEQIGQSYIFGLKRMGRPICYRCITPILRSANIIQLALQQGANPEPATCYIDGRFSLDYSLKGANLKCEAGSGSEVDNCQSSNSLAVKFRNCSFPDFDMYLKCVGSFRGPSNERYIILENEESEEYRCGLLVTSSSQELVIHFSNDSSCALLSASTAFETYRLRPVQSEQVSSPCQFPNWIRGEYDSLTVTADWLEYAPIGEGMVAVISRCVQLNEDRVMVYSETKCGEPLGYHCLWFAPRSESLIEFKTTTPREDSNSSICGADDEFAQWPWTAAVINNARPSTCGVVGQYATPIDLRTEDCYNVSVGCESESSIKITASHCSNDVVFDSRHYQCIASWRDEDSLYLYTLKDQDTRTCFVAHFSTGRFYLSSTGAHCTRGFNFADNAEKTIVLEEKSGCSPTKPKTARRPMSPAMKSSVTAVLVEPIIEGTTERSKAEDEAQSALSEVADPQWTSDPMLSAVPNAFFALWIVLYCLIAL; encoded by the exons aTTCATTGATTGGTTGCCGAATAGACAGCACTCTTCATGGCGTTTACAAACGACAGATGCATTCAAATCGGAACCTCATTTTTGACAGCACCTTTAAAGATCCAATAGTTTACGATGAG ataACGATATCCGCAACGTCTATAAGCGACTATGGTGATTGCTACGAACAAATTGGACAGTCATACATCTTCGGATTAAA AAGAATGGGTCGTCCAATCTGCTATCGTTGCATCACACCGATCCTGAGATCAGCAAATATTATACAGTTGGCTCTTCAACAAG GAGCAAATCCAGAACCAGCCACATGTTATATTGATGGTCGTTTCTCGTTGGACTACAGCCTCAAGGGAGCAAACTTGAAATGTGAAGCAGGATCCGGTAGTGAg GTGGACAACTGCCAATCATCGAATAGCCTAGCTGTCAAGTTCCGCAATTGTTCTTTTCCTGATTTTG ATATGTATCTAAAATGTGTCGGTTCATTTCGTGGACCAAGTAATGAACGCTACATTATTCTGGAGAATGAGGAGAGCGAAGAATACCGTTGTGGA CTGCTTGTCACGTCATCCAGCCAAGAGCTGGTTATCCATTTTTCGAACGACTCCTCTTGTGCGTTGTTATCTGCAAGCACCGCTTTTGAAACATATCGACTTCGTCCAG TACAATCGGAACAGGTGTCATCTCCATGTCAATTCCCAAACTGGATTCGAGGCGAATACGACTCGCTTACAGTAACCGCCGATTGGTTAGAATACGCTCCAATTGGTGAAGGAATGGTTGCTGTGATATCCAGATGTGTACAACTGAACGAGGACCGGGTAATGGTGTACTCGGAGACAAAATG tGGCGAACCACTTGGTTACCATTGCCTGTGGTTTGCACCACGAAGTGAAAGCCTCATCGAATTCAAAACTACCACACCACGAGAAGATTCCAATTCCAGCATATGTGG TGCGGACGATGAATTTGCGCAATGGCCGTGGACAGCAGCAGTAATCAACAATGCACGTCCATCAACTTGCGGAGTAGTTGG ACAGTATGCAACACCGATTGATCTGCGAACAGAAGACTGTTACAATGTTAGTGTCGGTTGTGAAAGTGAATCTTCAATAAAGATTACTGCATCGCACTGCTCAAATGATGTCGTGTTTGACT CTCGACACTATCAATGCATTGCATCATGGAGAGACGAAGATTCACTTTACTTATATACACTAAAAGATCAAGACACCCGTACTTGTTTC GTAGCACATTTCTCAACGGGACGTTTCTATTTGTCCTCAACTGGTGCTCATTGTACGAGAGGATTCAACTTTGCGGATAATGCTGAGAAAACAATCGTTCTGGAAGAGAAAT CTGGCTGTTCCCCTACAAAACCCAAAACTGCGAGGAGACCGATGAGTCCGGCTATGAAGTCATCCGTTACAGCAGTTCTTGTGGAGCCAATCATTGAAGGAACTACGGAACGATCGAAAGCCGAGGATGAAGCTCAGTCCGCTTTATCAGAGGTTGCTGACCCCCAGTGGACTTCTGATCCTATGTTATCTGCGGTTCCAAACGCTTTCTTTGCTTTATGGATAGTGCTTTATTGTTTGATCGCGTTATAG